The sequence below is a genomic window from Acidimicrobiales bacterium.
GTGTCGGCCGCCCTCGGGTCGGCTTGCCGCTCAGGCAGGCGAGGAGCTCTTCTGGCGTGTCGAGGACATCCAGCCACTGGTCCGTGACCCGCTCGATCTGGGCTGCCCACGACTGCTCGTGGACATGACTGATGGCTACGTCCCGACGTTGCCGGTACTGGCTCGCCGGGTCCTGGAACTCACCGATGGGGTGGCGCACGCCTGAAAGCCGACAGGCGAGTGCGTCTCACAAGCCGCATGATGTTCCGGTGATGACAGGCGAGGTCGAAGCAGCTCTTCGCGGTCTCGGGGTGCGCGCGACGGCGGTGGCCGTGCTGAAGGACGAGCCGTTCGCCAACTCGAGCTGGCTCGTCGAGTCAGCTGAGCGGGGACGGATCGTGCTGCGCCGCTACCACGACCGGGCAACCACAGCGGACATCACCTACGAGCACGCCGTTCTGCGGCACGTCGCCTCGAAGGGCTGGGTCGTGCCAGCACCGATCGGCGACCCCCTCGAACTGCAGGGGCGGATCTACAGCTTGAACCGCTTCGTGCCCGGCGGACCAGCCCACGCAACCGACCGCGAGGCCCAGGATCGCCGGGGCCGGGACCTCGCCCGGCTCCACATCGACCTGCGCGGACTAGCCGAACGCCTCGGACAGCGACCCGGATGGCGAGCACAACACCACAACACAACCGTGCACATCGACATCGACTGGAACCGCTGCCTGGCAGCCTTCACCGATATCGATGACCGGTTGGCGGAATGGGCGGCGCTCGCCGCAGCAGACGCGCAGGCCACCCTCGCGGACCTCAACGCCCATGAGCTTCCCGAGCTGGTCGTGCAAGAGCTCCACACCCTCAGATGGCCCCTCGATGAGCTCGAGGAAGCATGCATGCAACCCATCTACAGCGCGTTCCGTGTCGACATGGTCGCCTGGCTACTCGACCACGGCCACCGCACCGGCGACTACGACCTCGAAGCAATCGGACGTCACCTCGCCCGAACCGCAACCCCCGCCCCCTAGCCCCACCGCACCTAACACCCACCCCAATCTGCATCACTTCCCATCGCGCTGGCCGTCCCGATCGGCGCGTACTCGCGCGGTCTTACGTCAACCGCGAGAGGACGACTTGCGGGCGTCGCGGCGCCTCTTTCCGGCACTTCCCGGCTTCGGCTGGGCTGCTGGGAGGTCGCCGAGGAGGTAGCGCGGCCCTTCGCCCTGGGCGGCTGCTTCGTCGTCTGGGTTCTGCAGTGCGCAGGTCGTGAGGCTGAGGCATCCGCAGCCGATGCAGGAGTTGAGCCGGTCCCTGAGCTCCTCGAGTGAGCGGATTCGGGCTTCGAGCATTGGTCGCCATCCCTTGGCGAGGCGCTCCCAGTCCTTCTGGGTGGGGGTGCGGCCGCCGGGGAGGGTGGCGAGGGCGGTGCTGATCTCGCTGAGTCCGAGTCCGACCCGTTGGGCGGCGAGGATGAACGCGACTCGGCGGAGCTCGTCGCGCCGGTATCGGCGCTGGTTGCCCTCGCTGCGCGTGGAGGAGAGGAGCCCCTTCGACTCGTAGAAGCGGAGGGCGCTGGTGGGGACACCGCTGCGTTCGGAGAGCTCGCCGATGGTGAGCGTCGACATCGTTCCTCGATCCTCTTGACCTCAAGTGCACTTGAACTTTTACCCTACGGCCATGACGATCACCAAGGAGAGCTCCGGCGGCGTCGATGCGGGTTCGGTCGACGACCTCCGACGGGACGGGAAGCTGGTCACCAAGGTCGGAGAGCATCCCGTTGTCGTGTTCTGGCATGACGACCGGCCCTACGCCATCGAGGACCGATGCCCGCACCTAGGTTTCCCCTTGCACCGGGGGACCGTCGAGGCGGGACTGGTCACCTGCCACTGGCACCACGCCCGCTTCGATCTCCAGTCGGGCTGCACCCTCGATCTGTTCGCGGACGACGCCCGCGCCTTCGACAGCGCCATCGAGGATGGGCGGGTGCGGGTGTGGGCGCGGGCGGTGCCCGACCCGCGTGAGGGGCTCGAGAACCGTCTCTCCGACGGCCTCGAGGACGGCCTCGACCTCGTCATCGCGAAGGCGGTGCTCGGCCTCCTCGAGGCAGGGGCGGCGCCGGAGCAGATCGTTCGCACGGGCCTTGAGTTCGGGGCGAAGAACCGCCATGACGGGTGGGGCGCGGGCATGACGGTGCTCGTGGCCATGGCCAACCTCCTCCCGCACCTCCATCCGGACGACCGGGCCGCCGCCCTCGTCCACGGCCTCACGTTCGTCTCGTCGGACACCCGCGGCCGGGCGCCACGGTTCCCCCTGGCTCCGCTCGGCTCGGGCGAGGTGGATCTGGTCCGTCTGGCCCGCTGGTACCGGCGGTTCATCGACACCCGCTCCCCCGATGCGGCCGAACGGACGCTGGCCACCGTCTTAGCGACGCATTCACCGACCGACGCTGAGGCGGTGATGGTGGCCGCGGTGACCGACCACGTCTTCATCGACGAGGGTCACACCCTCGACTTCACCAACAAGGCAATGGAGGCGCTCACCCACGTTGGCGAGGAAGCGGCCCCACTCCTGCTGCCCACGCTCGTCCTCCAGACGGCGCGGGCGTCGAGGGAGGAGGAGACGTCGCCGTGGCGCCACCCCGACGACCTGGCGGCGATGCTCCGCCGAACGAACGAGCGGCTCCCCGGCCTCGTCGCCGAGGGGGAGGCCAACGGCGTCGACCCGCACTACGACGCCGAGGCGCTGGCGTGGCGGGTGCTCGATGACGATCCGACGCAGGTGGTGGCAGCGCTCGAGGACGCAGTCGCAGCCGGAGCCACCGGCGAAGCCCTCGCACGGGCCGTCGCCTACGCAGCGGCGCTGCGGATCACCCGGTTCCACACGCAGAACGACTTCGGTGACTGGAACACCGTCCATCACGCCTTCACCGCCGCCAACGCCCTGCACCAGGCCCTACGCCGGGGAAGCTCCGTCGAGCTGCTCCGAGGGGTGTTCCAGTGCGGGCTGCGGGTCTACCTCGACCGGTTCCTGAACGTCCCCGCGGCCCGACTACCCGCCACAACCACCGGCGACCTCGCCCACCTCGAAGAAGGCTGGCGGACCCAGGGCCACGTCGACGCAGCCGGTGCCACCGTCGCCGGTTACCTGCGAGGCGGCGGGAACCGAGCCGACGTCGTCGCCGCTCTCGGCCACGCCTTGTTGGAGGAGGACGCCGGGTTCCATTGGTACCAGGTGGTCGAAGC
It includes:
- the soxR gene encoding redox-sensitive transcriptional activator SoxR; its protein translation is MSTLTIGELSERSGVPTSALRFYESKGLLSSTRSEGNQRRYRRDELRRVAFILAAQRVGLGLSEISTALATLPGGRTPTQKDWERLAKGWRPMLEARIRSLEELRDRLNSCIGCGCLSLTTCALQNPDDEAAAQGEGPRYLLGDLPAAQPKPGSAGKRRRDARKSSSRG
- a CDS encoding phosphotransferase; translation: MGWRTPESRQASASHKPHDVPVMTGEVEAALRGLGVRATAVAVLKDEPFANSSWLVESAERGRIVLRRYHDRATTADITYEHAVLRHVASKGWVVPAPIGDPLELQGRIYSLNRFVPGGPAHATDREAQDRRGRDLARLHIDLRGLAERLGQRPGWRAQHHNTTVHIDIDWNRCLAAFTDIDDRLAEWAALAAADAQATLADLNAHELPELVVQELHTLRWPLDELEEACMQPIYSAFRVDMVAWLLDHGHRTGDYDLEAIGRHLARTATPAP
- a CDS encoding Rieske (2Fe-2S) protein — protein: MTITKESSGGVDAGSVDDLRRDGKLVTKVGEHPVVVFWHDDRPYAIEDRCPHLGFPLHRGTVEAGLVTCHWHHARFDLQSGCTLDLFADDARAFDSAIEDGRVRVWARAVPDPREGLENRLSDGLEDGLDLVIAKAVLGLLEAGAAPEQIVRTGLEFGAKNRHDGWGAGMTVLVAMANLLPHLHPDDRAAALVHGLTFVSSDTRGRAPRFPLAPLGSGEVDLVRLARWYRRFIDTRSPDAAERTLATVLATHSPTDAEAVMVAAVTDHVFIDEGHTLDFTNKAMEALTHVGEEAAPLLLPTLVLQTARASREEETSPWRHPDDLAAMLRRTNERLPGLVAEGEANGVDPHYDAEALAWRVLDDDPTQVVAALEDAVAAGATGEALARAVAYAAALRITRFHTQNDFGDWNTVHHAFTAANALHQALRRGSSVELLRGVFQCGLRVYLDRFLNVPAARLPATTTGDLAHLEEGWRTQGHVDAAGATVAGYLRGGGNRADVVAALGHALLEEDAGFHWYQVVEAGVRQAHAWPEHSEPSTLILTGIARFLAAHTPTRRQLSTTISIARRLRRGEHLYEEEGAAT